A single window of Brevundimonas vitisensis DNA harbors:
- a CDS encoding lysophospholipid acyltransferase family protein has translation MTALRSLLFVAWLYLSMAVFAVGLSPALLMPYRQAMWVIRHWARFCLFGLRWIAGVKVEFRGLEHMPTGAALLAGKHQGMLDVIAPFAILPDNCFIMKKELMPLPFFGWFAWKTKMIAVDRSAHAKALKDMVKQARARYAEGRQILIFPEGTRAPVGAAPDYKPGIAALYRDLDCPCIPMATNSGVHWPAHGFRRYPGTVVYEFLPAIPAGLKRADFMARLEAELEAASGALLGLPKEGVDALGQGLVDAVHLDQVRDRGA, from the coding sequence TTGACTGCCCTGCGTTCCCTGCTGTTCGTGGCCTGGCTCTATCTGTCGATGGCCGTGTTTGCCGTCGGCCTGTCGCCGGCGCTTTTGATGCCCTACCGCCAGGCCATGTGGGTGATCCGCCATTGGGCCCGGTTCTGCCTGTTCGGCCTGCGCTGGATCGCCGGGGTCAAGGTCGAGTTCCGGGGCCTGGAGCATATGCCGACCGGAGCCGCCCTGCTGGCCGGCAAGCATCAGGGGATGCTGGACGTGATCGCCCCCTTCGCCATCCTGCCGGACAACTGTTTCATCATGAAGAAGGAGCTGATGCCGCTGCCCTTCTTCGGCTGGTTCGCCTGGAAGACCAAAATGATCGCGGTGGACCGCTCGGCCCATGCCAAGGCCTTGAAGGACATGGTCAAACAGGCGCGCGCCCGTTACGCCGAGGGCCGCCAGATCCTGATCTTTCCCGAGGGCACGCGCGCACCGGTCGGGGCCGCCCCGGATTACAAGCCCGGCATCGCGGCCCTGTACCGCGACCTGGACTGTCCCTGCATTCCGATGGCGACCAACTCAGGCGTCCATTGGCCGGCCCACGGCTTCCGCCGCTATCCGGGGACGGTGGTCTATGAGTTCCTGCCCGCGATCCCTGCAGGCCTGAAGCGGGCCGACTTCATGGCCCGGCTGGAAGCGGAGCTGGAGGCGGCATCGGGGGCTCTGCTAGGCCTTCCGAAAGAAGGCGTGGATGCGCTCGGCCAGGGCCTGGTTGATGCCGTCCACCTTGACCAGGTCCGCGACCGCGGCGCGTGA
- a CDS encoding YdcF family protein, which translates to MKFLTVVAIVVLVWLVGLFAFADRVRGLTPAQEPPRADAIVALTGPSAERVNAAVRLLEQDKGRRLLISGVNREVRRQELRDLTPGSSRLFNCCVDLGFEAENTLGNASEIAAWARSRGYDSLIVVTSDYHMPRSLVEIRSAAPEIELIPYAVVTPSLDDSRWWRAAVTARRMTLEYMKYLTVLIREGIRKVAGDEPARAVQDTAEDVARKAA; encoded by the coding sequence TTGAAGTTTCTGACCGTGGTCGCGATCGTCGTGCTGGTCTGGCTGGTGGGGCTCTTTGCCTTTGCCGACCGGGTGCGCGGCCTCACGCCCGCCCAGGAGCCACCTCGCGCCGATGCCATCGTCGCCCTGACCGGCCCGTCGGCCGAGCGCGTCAACGCCGCTGTTCGACTGCTGGAACAGGACAAGGGCCGACGCCTGCTGATCTCGGGCGTCAATCGCGAGGTCCGACGCCAGGAGCTGCGCGACCTGACGCCGGGGTCCAGCCGCCTGTTCAACTGCTGTGTCGATTTGGGGTTCGAGGCCGAAAATACCCTGGGCAATGCCAGCGAGATCGCCGCCTGGGCGCGTTCTCGCGGCTACGACAGCCTGATCGTGGTGACGTCCGACTATCATATGCCGCGCAGCCTGGTGGAAATCCGCAGCGCTGCGCCCGAGATCGAGCTTATCCCCTATGCGGTGGTGACGCCTTCTCTCGACGATTCCCGCTGGTGGCGCGCGGCGGTCACGGCACGCCGCATGACGCTGGAATACATGAAATATCTGACCGTCCTGATCCGCGAGGGTATCCGCAAGGTGGCCGGAGACGAACCGGCGCGCGCGGTGCAGGACACGGCCGAGGACGTGGCCAGAAAGGCTGCCTGA